GATGTCGCTGTAACCCACGAGCAGACGGGGGCGCGCCCGCAGCGCGTCGTAGTCGATGCGATCGAGAATCCGCATGGCGCCATAGCCGCCGCGCGCGCAGAAGAGGGCGTCGATGGAGGGGTCGCGCAGCGCATCGTTGAGTTCGGCGGCGCGTTCGTCGTCCGTGCCGGCGAGGAAGCCGTACGGGGGGCGATCGGGTGGGCCGGCGATGCGGTAACCACGGGATGCGAGTATCTCGCAGCCCCGGTGCAGATCACGCAGGGATCGGGGTGGTCCGGCGGGCGCGATGACGGCGATGGCGGACCGGCCCGGGACGAGGGGAGACGGCTTCAACCTCAGGAGTTGCGCATGAGCCGGCGGCGGCGGATGCTGCTCGGCAGCGTCGCGAGGATGCCGGTCAGGATACCGATGATAAAGGTGCTGATCAGGATCACCGCCACGGTGCCCTCTATCGCATAGGGACCGAGCTGGATGTTGATCTTGGTCTGATTCTCAAAGCCGAAAAGAACCGTTATCAGGGCCAGCGCAAAGGCTAGTATGGTTCGCATGGTTATGGGTAAGGATGGTG
The Rhodothermales bacterium genome window above contains:
- a CDS encoding LapA family protein, whose protein sequence is MRTILAFALALITVLFGFENQTKINIQLGPYAIEGTVAVILISTFIIGILTGILATLPSSIRRRRLMRNS